The following coding sequences lie in one Angustibacter luteus genomic window:
- the rarD gene encoding EamA family transporter RarD has translation MSSPDPDDTRDVRLGTAYGAGAFLLWGIFPLYFHALIPAGAIEIVVHRVVWSLLVCLVILAVTRQVGWVRAMLRNPRQVAWLALAASCIAVNWGVYVYGVNSGQAVEAALGYFINPLVTVLLGVVVLRERLRGLQWAAVGLGAVAVVVLTAGYGHPPWIALALAFSFATYGLLKKRVGVNVGAVASLTTETAVLFPLAAAAMVWLEVTGRGTFTEQAPGHWLLLASTGIVTVVPLLLFASGARRVPLVTMGLLQFITPVLQLICGVLVLDETVPPSRWVGFGIVWAALVVLTVDAVRQSRRASARKASATPIMMRA, from the coding sequence GTGAGCAGTCCCGACCCCGACGACACCCGCGACGTCCGACTCGGCACGGCGTACGGCGCTGGCGCCTTCCTCCTGTGGGGCATCTTCCCGCTGTACTTCCACGCGCTCATCCCGGCCGGTGCCATCGAGATCGTCGTGCACCGCGTCGTCTGGTCCTTGCTGGTCTGCCTCGTCATCCTGGCCGTCACCCGGCAGGTCGGCTGGGTCCGGGCGATGCTGCGCAACCCCCGACAGGTCGCGTGGCTGGCCCTGGCGGCGTCCTGCATCGCCGTGAACTGGGGCGTGTACGTCTACGGGGTCAACAGCGGCCAGGCCGTCGAGGCCGCGCTCGGCTACTTCATCAACCCGCTGGTCACCGTCCTGCTCGGGGTCGTCGTGCTGCGTGAGCGGCTGCGCGGGCTGCAGTGGGCGGCCGTCGGCCTGGGGGCGGTCGCGGTCGTCGTCCTCACCGCCGGGTACGGGCACCCGCCGTGGATCGCCCTCGCACTGGCGTTCTCGTTCGCGACCTACGGGCTGCTCAAGAAGCGCGTCGGGGTCAACGTCGGCGCGGTCGCCAGCCTGACGACCGAGACCGCGGTGCTCTTCCCGCTGGCCGCTGCGGCCATGGTCTGGCTCGAGGTCACCGGACGAGGCACGTTCACCGAGCAGGCTCCCGGGCACTGGCTGCTGCTGGCCTCGACCGGCATCGTCACCGTCGTCCCGCTGCTGCTCTTCGCCTCCGGAGCGCGGCGGGTGCCACTGGTCACCATGGGCCTGCTGCAGTTCATCACCCCGGTGCTGCAGCTGATCTGCGGCGTGCTGGTCCTCGACGAGACCGTGCCACCCTCGCGATGGGTCGGCTTCGGGATCGTCTGGGCGGCGCTCGTCGTCCTGACCGTGGACGCCGTCCGTCAGTCCCGCCGCGCCTCGGCCCGCAAGGCGTCGGCCACCCCGATCATGATGCGGGCATAG
- a CDS encoding LysR family transcriptional regulator, which produces MDVALLHAFVQVSEIGSISEAAPALGYSQPGLSQRIQTLERRLGCRLFERGPLGVRLTDRGEAVLPYARIMIGVADALRAEARRD; this is translated from the coding sequence GTGGACGTCGCGTTGCTGCACGCCTTCGTGCAGGTGTCAGAGATCGGGTCCATCTCGGAGGCCGCGCCCGCGCTGGGGTACTCCCAGCCGGGACTGAGCCAGCGGATCCAGACGCTCGAGCGCCGGTTGGGCTGTCGGCTGTTCGAACGTGGTCCGCTCGGGGTGCGGCTCACGGACCGGGGTGAAGCGGTGCTGCCCTATGCCCGCATCATGATCGGGGTGGCCGACGCCTTGCGGGCCGAGGCGCGGCGGGACTGA
- the nuoK gene encoding NADH-quinone oxidoreductase subunit NuoK, translating into MSLDNYLYLSAILFSIGSATVLLRRNAIVVFMGVELMLNATNLLFVTFARMQGTLDGQVVALFVMLVAAAEVVVGLAIILSIFRARRSASVDDANLLKL; encoded by the coding sequence ATGAGCCTGGACAACTACCTGTACCTGTCCGCGATCCTCTTCTCCATCGGGTCGGCCACGGTGCTGCTGCGCCGCAACGCGATCGTCGTGTTCATGGGCGTCGAGCTGATGCTGAACGCGACCAACCTGCTGTTCGTGACCTTCGCTCGCATGCAGGGCACGTTGGACGGCCAGGTCGTCGCGCTGTTCGTGATGCTGGTGGCCGCCGCCGAGGTCGTGGTGGGGCTGGCGATCATCCTCAGCATCTTCCGCGCCCGCCGTTCGGCCTCCGTCGACGACGCCAACCTCCTCAAGCTCTGA
- a CDS encoding NADH-quinone oxidoreductase subunit M, producing MNEFPWITVIGAVPLVGGALVAALPASLASRAKHVALAVSVLTLALVVAMALKFDPNGAQFQFSEQHEWIKQFGVSYAVGVDGIALVLIALAAALTPVCILAAWHDVPEVGRREQNYFALMLVLETFMVGVFAATDVFLFYVFFEAMLIPVYFLIGSFGGAQRQYAAVKFLLYSLAGGLVMLVAVIALYFAGPGGPQGFLLSNLTGLHMGVGAERLMFLGFFFAFAVKAPMFPVHTWLPDAASEAPPPVAVLLVGVLDKVGTFGMIRFCLPLFPDAAKWATPVVIVLALISIVYGALLAIGQTDVMRLIAYTSISHFGFIVLGIFAMTSPGQTGSTLYMVNHGFSTAALFLVAAMLTTRRGSRRIPDFGGWQRVTPLVAGVFLVAGLSSLALPGLSSFVSEFLVLVGTFSRYPAAGVVATVGIILAAIYILLMYQRMMTGPKPESAAGTHDLTAREAWVVAPVIAAIIGLGFFPNVVLDVVNPAVKHTMTQVGVTDPAPKVAPEAEGTAK from the coding sequence ATGAACGAGTTCCCGTGGATCACGGTGATCGGTGCCGTCCCGCTGGTCGGCGGTGCGCTGGTGGCGGCGCTGCCCGCGAGCCTGGCCTCGCGCGCCAAGCACGTCGCGCTGGCGGTCTCGGTGCTGACCCTCGCCCTCGTCGTGGCGATGGCGCTGAAGTTCGATCCGAACGGCGCGCAGTTCCAGTTCAGCGAGCAGCACGAGTGGATCAAGCAGTTCGGTGTGAGCTACGCCGTGGGCGTCGACGGCATCGCCCTGGTGCTGATCGCGCTGGCGGCCGCGCTGACCCCGGTGTGCATCCTCGCGGCCTGGCACGACGTCCCCGAGGTTGGTCGCCGCGAGCAGAACTACTTCGCGCTGATGCTGGTTCTCGAGACGTTCATGGTCGGCGTCTTCGCGGCCACTGACGTGTTCCTGTTCTACGTCTTCTTCGAGGCGATGCTGATCCCCGTCTACTTCCTGATCGGGTCCTTCGGTGGCGCGCAGCGCCAGTACGCCGCGGTGAAGTTCCTGCTGTACTCGCTGGCCGGCGGGCTGGTCATGCTCGTCGCTGTCATCGCGCTGTACTTCGCCGGCCCTGGCGGCCCGCAGGGCTTCCTGCTCAGCAACCTGACCGGCCTGCACATGGGCGTGGGTGCCGAGCGGCTGATGTTCCTCGGCTTCTTCTTCGCGTTCGCGGTCAAGGCGCCGATGTTCCCGGTGCACACCTGGCTGCCGGACGCCGCGTCCGAGGCGCCGCCGCCCGTCGCGGTGCTGCTGGTCGGCGTGCTCGACAAGGTCGGCACCTTCGGGATGATCCGGTTCTGCCTGCCGCTGTTCCCGGACGCCGCGAAGTGGGCGACCCCGGTGGTCATCGTGCTGGCGCTGATCTCCATCGTCTACGGCGCGCTGCTGGCGATCGGACAGACCGACGTCATGCGCCTGATCGCGTACACCTCGATCTCGCACTTCGGCTTCATCGTGCTCGGCATCTTCGCGATGACCTCGCCGGGGCAGACCGGCTCGACGCTGTACATGGTCAACCACGGCTTCTCCACCGCGGCACTGTTCCTGGTCGCGGCGATGCTGACGACCAGGCGGGGCTCGCGGCGCATCCCCGACTTCGGTGGGTGGCAGCGGGTCACGCCGCTGGTGGCCGGCGTGTTCCTGGTCGCCGGCCTGTCGAGCCTGGCGCTGCCCGGCCTGTCGAGCTTCGTCAGCGAGTTCCTGGTGCTGGTGGGGACGTTCTCGCGCTACCCGGCGGCGGGGGTGGTGGCGACCGTGGGCATCATCCTGGCGGCCATCTACATCCTGCTGATGTACCAGCGCATGATGACGGGGCCCAAGCCCGAGTCGGCCGCCGGCACCCACGACCTGACCGCCCGCGAGGCGTGGGTCGTGGCGCCGGTGATCGCGGCCATCATCGGGCTCGGGTTCTTCCCGAACGTGGTGCTGGACGTCGTCAACCCGGCCGTGAAGCACACCATGACCCAGGTGGGGGTCACCGACCCGGCACCGAAGGTCGCCCCCGAAGCTGAAGGGACCGCGAAGTGA
- a CDS encoding 2-oxoacid:ferredoxin oxidoreductase subunit beta translates to MSIDLGMPGRTSGLADVPTLPEGAAAQTKKEFTSDQEVRWCPGCGDYAVLATMQGFLPELGLRRENVVFISGIGCSSRFPYYMNTYGMHSIHGRAPAIATGLAVSRPDLSIWVVTGDGDALSIGANHLVHALRRNVNLKILLFNNRIYGLTKGQYSPTSEPGTVTKSTPAGSVDNPFNPVSLALGAEATFVARTLDSDRKHLTEVLRAAAQHRGTALVEIYQNCPIFNDGAFAVLKDRDSAEARLLHLRHGEPLTIGEGEGQQVVIRGRNGRLGVVPATEADPADVVTHDAHADDPTLAFAISRLDTPDMAHVPVGVFRDVDRATYDDLVREQVTTASADGPPTTEALQSLISGNDTWTVGAGA, encoded by the coding sequence ATGAGCATCGACCTCGGCATGCCGGGCCGCACGTCCGGGTTGGCCGACGTGCCGACGTTGCCGGAAGGCGCTGCGGCACAGACGAAGAAGGAGTTCACCTCCGACCAGGAGGTGCGCTGGTGCCCGGGCTGCGGCGACTACGCGGTACTGGCCACGATGCAGGGCTTCCTGCCGGAGCTCGGCCTGCGTCGCGAGAACGTCGTGTTCATCTCGGGCATCGGCTGCTCCAGTCGCTTCCCGTACTACATGAACACCTACGGCATGCACTCGATCCACGGCCGCGCGCCGGCCATCGCGACCGGGCTCGCCGTGTCACGGCCCGACCTGTCGATCTGGGTGGTGACGGGGGACGGCGATGCGCTGTCCATCGGCGCCAACCACCTCGTGCACGCGTTGCGGCGCAACGTGAACCTGAAGATCCTGCTGTTCAACAACCGGATCTACGGGCTCACCAAGGGGCAGTACTCCCCGACGTCCGAGCCGGGCACCGTCACCAAGTCGACGCCGGCCGGTTCGGTCGACAACCCGTTCAACCCGGTGTCGCTCGCCCTCGGCGCCGAGGCGACGTTCGTCGCGCGCACCCTGGACTCGGACCGCAAGCACCTCACCGAGGTTCTGCGCGCCGCCGCCCAGCACCGGGGCACCGCCCTGGTCGAGATCTACCAGAACTGCCCCATCTTCAACGACGGCGCGTTCGCGGTCCTCAAGGACCGCGACTCCGCCGAGGCCCGGCTCCTGCACCTGCGGCACGGTGAGCCCCTGACCATCGGCGAGGGCGAGGGCCAGCAGGTCGTCATCCGCGGGCGGAACGGGCGCCTCGGCGTCGTGCCGGCCACCGAGGCCGACCCGGCGGACGTCGTCACGCACGACGCGCACGCCGACGACCCGACGCTCGCCTTCGCCATCTCGCGGCTGGACACCCCCGACATGGCGCACGTGCCGGTCGGGGTCTTCCGGGACGTCGACCGGGCCACGTACGACGACCTGGTGCGCGAGCAGGTCACCACCGCCAGTGCGGACGGCCCGCCGACCACCGAGGCGCTGCAGTCGCTCATCTCGGGCAACGACACGTGGACGGTCGGCGCCGGGGCGTGA
- a CDS encoding NADH-quinone oxidoreductase subunit J: MSAFAMSAQVLAAGDPAPGSAETVLFWVLAPVMVIAALGLVFAKKAVHAALGMALVMVSLGIIYLVQDADFLGVIQVFVYTGAVMMLFLFVLMLIGVDSADSLVETITAQRWVGALLATGLGILLIAGIGSVTFGAPAGLEEANADGNVNGIADLIFGKYVWAFEVTSALLITAALGAMILAHREQLGIKRTQRVQSEERFRSGRMPSGLPAPGVFARHNAVDTPALLPDGTPSELSVSRVLRVREQVRAKEEFDQAVPAIEDDVEQGGRR; the protein is encoded by the coding sequence ATGAGCGCGTTCGCGATGTCCGCCCAGGTGCTGGCGGCCGGCGACCCCGCCCCGGGCAGCGCCGAGACCGTGCTGTTCTGGGTGCTCGCGCCGGTCATGGTGATTGCGGCCCTCGGGCTGGTCTTCGCCAAGAAGGCCGTGCACGCGGCCCTCGGCATGGCGTTGGTCATGGTCAGCCTCGGCATCATCTACCTGGTGCAGGACGCCGACTTCCTCGGTGTCATCCAGGTGTTCGTCTACACCGGCGCCGTGATGATGCTCTTCCTGTTCGTGCTCATGCTGATCGGTGTCGACTCGGCCGACTCGTTGGTCGAGACGATCACCGCCCAGCGCTGGGTCGGTGCGCTGCTGGCGACCGGCCTCGGCATCCTGCTCATCGCCGGCATCGGTTCGGTGACCTTCGGTGCGCCGGCCGGGCTGGAGGAGGCGAACGCGGACGGCAACGTCAACGGCATCGCCGACCTGATCTTCGGCAAGTACGTCTGGGCCTTCGAGGTGACCAGCGCGCTGCTGATCACGGCGGCGCTGGGCGCGATGATCCTGGCCCACCGCGAGCAGCTCGGCATCAAGCGGACCCAGCGGGTGCAGTCCGAGGAGCGCTTCCGCTCCGGCCGGATGCCCTCGGGCCTGCCGGCCCCCGGTGTCTTCGCCCGGCACAACGCGGTCGACACGCCCGCGCTGCTGCCGGACGGGACGCCGAGCGAGCTGTCCGTGTCCCGGGTGCTGCGGGTGCGCGAGCAGGTCCGCGCCAAGGAGGAGTTCGACCAGGCCGTACCGGCCATCGAGGACGACGTCGAGCAGGGAGGCCGGCGATGA
- the nuoN gene encoding NADH-quinone oxidoreductase subunit NuoN, which produces MTAALVTAEVHAPSISYHLVAPMLIVLGGALLGVLVEAFAPRRSRYVIQVPLTLVALAAAFVAVVLASGHTKSTTAAGAVVVDAPALFFQGTILLLSLLAVLTMAERFDGNEGDAFVSTAASVPGSSYEASSSRAGWLQTEVFPLTLLSVGGMMLFPASNDLLLLFVALEVFSLPLYLLCGLARRRRLLSQEAALKYFLLGAFSSAFFLFGSALLFGFAGSLNLSAIATAISSRGDADALMLIGVAMVSIGLLFKVGAVPFHAWTPDVYQGAPTPVTGFMAACTKVAAFGAMLRVFYIGIGPSRWDWQPIIWAVAIATMIIGSVLAITQTDIKRMLAYSSIAHAGFILVGVLAFDRTGLAGSMFYLAAYGFTTIGAFAVVTLVRDSAGEATHLSQWAGLARRSPVLAAVFTFFLLAFAGIPLTSGFTGKFAVFSAAIGHGGTWLAVVGVVCSAIAAFFYVRIIVLMYFSDPDVEGTVVAAPSAFTTVAIGVGVLMTLVLGVLPGPLLDLASRSALFLP; this is translated from the coding sequence GTGACCGCCGCGCTGGTGACGGCCGAGGTGCACGCGCCCTCGATCTCCTACCACCTGGTCGCCCCGATGCTCATCGTGCTGGGGGGCGCGCTGCTCGGCGTGCTGGTCGAGGCCTTCGCGCCGCGCCGGTCGCGGTACGTCATCCAGGTGCCGCTGACCCTGGTCGCGCTGGCCGCGGCGTTCGTCGCCGTCGTCCTGGCGTCCGGGCACACCAAGTCCACGACGGCAGCCGGTGCCGTGGTCGTGGACGCACCGGCCCTGTTCTTCCAGGGCACCATCCTGCTGCTGTCGCTCCTCGCCGTGCTCACCATGGCCGAGAGGTTCGACGGCAACGAGGGGGACGCGTTCGTCTCCACCGCGGCCAGCGTCCCCGGCTCGTCGTACGAGGCGTCCAGCTCGCGCGCCGGGTGGCTGCAGACCGAGGTGTTCCCGCTGACGCTGCTGTCCGTCGGCGGCATGATGCTCTTCCCCGCCTCGAACGACCTGCTGCTGCTCTTCGTCGCCCTCGAGGTCTTCTCGTTGCCGTTGTACCTGCTCTGCGGGCTGGCGCGTCGCCGGCGCCTGCTCTCCCAGGAGGCCGCGCTCAAGTACTTCCTGCTCGGGGCGTTCTCGTCGGCGTTCTTCCTGTTCGGCTCGGCCCTGCTGTTCGGCTTCGCGGGCTCGCTGAACCTCAGCGCCATCGCGACCGCGATCAGCAGCCGCGGCGACGCCGACGCGCTGATGCTGATCGGCGTCGCGATGGTCTCGATCGGCCTGCTGTTCAAGGTCGGCGCGGTGCCGTTCCACGCCTGGACGCCGGACGTCTACCAGGGCGCGCCCACTCCGGTCACCGGCTTCATGGCGGCGTGCACCAAGGTGGCCGCGTTCGGCGCCATGCTGCGGGTCTTCTACATCGGCATCGGGCCGTCGCGCTGGGACTGGCAGCCCATCATCTGGGCGGTGGCCATCGCCACGATGATCATCGGCTCGGTGCTCGCGATCACCCAGACGGACATCAAGCGCATGCTCGCCTACTCCTCGATCGCGCACGCCGGCTTCATCCTCGTCGGGGTGCTCGCGTTCGACCGCACCGGTCTGGCCGGCTCGATGTTCTACCTCGCGGCGTACGGCTTCACCACGATCGGCGCGTTCGCGGTGGTCACGCTGGTGCGGGACAGCGCGGGGGAGGCCACTCACCTGTCGCAGTGGGCCGGGCTGGCCCGCCGTTCGCCGGTGCTGGCGGCCGTGTTCACCTTCTTCCTGCTCGCCTTCGCCGGGATCCCGCTGACGTCGGGCTTCACCGGCAAGTTCGCCGTGTTCTCGGCGGCGATCGGGCACGGTGGCACCTGGCTGGCTGTGGTCGGCGTCGTGTGCAGCGCGATCGCGGCGTTCTTCTACGTCCGGATTATCGTGCTCATGTACTTCTCCGACCCGGACGTCGAGGGCACGGTGGTCGCCGCGCCCAGCGCGTTCACCACGGTGGCCATCGGTGTCGGCGTCCTGATGACCCTGGTGCTGGGGGTGCTGCCCGGACCGCTGCTGGACCTGGCGAGCCGGTCGGCACTGTTCCTGCCGTGA
- the nuoI gene encoding NADH-quinone oxidoreductase subunit NuoI: MFRKVATEEYPEKPRPTEPRYHGRHQLNRHPDGLEKCIGCELCAWACPADAIYVEGADNTEGGRFSPGERYGRVYQINYLRCIFCGLCIEACPTRALTMTNEYELADDSRGKLIFDKDMLLAPLQSGMLAPPHPMPDGATDKSYYRGEVVKATTEQQAWVDQQAEEVGG, from the coding sequence ATGTTCCGCAAGGTGGCCACCGAGGAGTACCCCGAGAAGCCCCGACCGACAGAGCCGCGCTACCACGGTCGGCACCAGCTCAACCGGCACCCGGACGGGCTGGAGAAGTGCATCGGCTGCGAGCTGTGCGCCTGGGCCTGCCCGGCGGACGCCATCTACGTCGAGGGCGCCGACAACACCGAGGGTGGGCGGTTCTCGCCGGGTGAGCGCTACGGACGCGTCTACCAGATCAACTACCTGCGCTGCATCTTCTGCGGCCTGTGCATCGAGGCCTGCCCGACGCGCGCGCTGACCATGACGAACGAGTACGAGCTGGCCGACGACTCCCGCGGCAAGCTCATCTTCGACAAGGACATGCTGCTCGCGCCGCTGCAGTCCGGCATGCTCGCGCCCCCGCACCCCATGCCCGACGGTGCGACCGACAAGAGCTACTACCGCGGCGAGGTCGTCAAGGCGACCACGGAGCAGCAGGCGTGGGTCGACCAGCAGGCCGAGGAGGTCGGCGGATGA
- a CDS encoding polyprenyl synthetase family protein yields the protein MSAAPGGASSFGLPFDDPALEATVEEAMARVEASLRESVGHVDNYIATAAGHLLEAGGKRFRPLLTVLSSQAGPHAGKVLDDVVKAAVVVELTHLASLYHDDVMDEALLRRGSQSANSRWGNTVAILTGDLLFARASQVVADLGAEAVRVQAMTFEVLCSGQIRETVGPAEGQDPVEHYLTVLAEKTGVLIATSCRFGAWFGGADDATTEILRVYGERIGVAFQLADDLIDLASESGQSGKTPGTDLREGVATLPVLYAQESTDPADARLLELLAGPLTDDALHAETLGLLRAHPAMERARVTTRQWAQDARAVLEALPQGQVRTALSLLADGVVDRSA from the coding sequence GTGAGCGCCGCCCCGGGCGGCGCGAGCTCCTTCGGGCTGCCCTTCGACGACCCGGCGCTCGAGGCCACGGTCGAGGAGGCGATGGCCCGGGTCGAGGCGTCCCTGCGCGAGTCGGTGGGCCACGTGGACAACTACATCGCCACCGCGGCGGGGCACCTGCTCGAGGCTGGCGGCAAGCGGTTCCGACCCCTGCTGACCGTGCTGTCGTCCCAGGCGGGACCGCACGCCGGCAAGGTCCTGGACGATGTCGTCAAGGCCGCGGTGGTGGTCGAGCTGACCCACCTCGCGTCCCTGTACCACGACGACGTGATGGACGAGGCGCTGCTGCGCCGGGGCTCGCAGAGCGCGAACTCGCGGTGGGGCAACACGGTCGCGATCCTCACCGGGGACCTGCTGTTCGCGCGCGCGTCGCAGGTGGTCGCCGACCTGGGGGCCGAAGCCGTTCGGGTGCAGGCCATGACCTTCGAGGTGCTCTGCTCGGGGCAGATCCGCGAGACGGTGGGTCCGGCCGAGGGGCAGGACCCGGTGGAGCACTACCTGACCGTGCTGGCTGAGAAGACCGGCGTCCTGATCGCGACGTCCTGCCGGTTCGGTGCCTGGTTCGGCGGGGCGGACGACGCGACGACCGAGATCCTGCGGGTGTACGGCGAGCGGATCGGCGTCGCGTTCCAGCTGGCCGACGACCTGATCGACCTGGCGTCGGAGTCGGGCCAGTCCGGCAAGACCCCCGGGACCGACCTGCGCGAGGGGGTCGCGACCCTGCCCGTGCTGTACGCCCAGGAGTCCACCGACCCGGCGGACGCCCGGCTGCTGGAGCTGCTGGCCGGCCCGCTGACGGACGACGCGCTGCACGCCGAGACCCTGGGTCTGCTGCGGGCGCACCCGGCGATGGAGCGGGCCCGGGTGACCACCCGGCAGTGGGCGCAGGACGCCCGCGCGGTGCTCGAGGCGCTGCCGCAGGGCCAGGTCCGCACGGCGCTGTCGCTGCTCGCCGACGGCGTCGTCGACCGCTCCGCCTGA
- the nuoL gene encoding NADH-quinone oxidoreductase subunit L, with translation MTTTSVLAAESGVRAADVTYAAASGVFSITWLMIGLPLLGAAVLLLGGRRTNRWGHLLAVALSWGAFVVALVLFVAMLGKPSEERGYVQNLYSWISAGSFKLEAGLMLDQLSVAFCLLITFVGSLILVYSVAYMEHDPDRRRFFAYLNLFVASMLLLVLADSYLLLYVGWEGVGLASYLLIGFWNQNSAYAAASKKAFVANRVGDFGLSVAIMIMFVQFGAVDFQSVFAGADGASQGAVTAIGLMLLLGACGKSAQFPLQSWLGDAMAGPTPVSALIHAATMVTAGVYLVVRSNPIFNLTPDAQLVVVIVGAITLIFGAIVGCAKDDIKKALAASTMSQIGYMMLAAGLGPVGYVFAIFHLLNHGFFKAGMFLGAGSVMHGMNDRTDMRRYGILSTVMKITWVTFGLGWLAIMGVPPFSGYWSKDKIIEAAFVGEGWRPWVFGGAALIGAGITAFYMSRLFFMTFHGKKRWEDDQHPHESSLVMTIPMMVLAVGSASLGLILGPTGWITDWLSPVVGHPPHDEPVLPVPVIAIGTLVLVAVGIVLAWARYIREAVPQTAPVGSLATRAARRDLFQDDVNEAVLMRPGQHLTRSLVFVDNKGVDGAVGGLAAFVGGTSARLRRWQNGFVRSYALSMLGGVVVVLVALAVIR, from the coding sequence ATGACGACCACATCGGTACTCGCGGCCGAAAGCGGCGTGCGCGCGGCGGACGTGACGTACGCCGCGGCCTCAGGGGTGTTCTCGATCACCTGGCTGATGATCGGCCTGCCGCTGCTCGGTGCCGCGGTGCTGCTGCTCGGCGGACGCAGGACGAACCGCTGGGGCCACCTGCTCGCCGTCGCGCTGTCCTGGGGCGCGTTCGTCGTCGCGCTGGTCCTGTTCGTCGCGATGCTCGGGAAGCCGTCCGAGGAGCGCGGATACGTCCAGAACCTGTACAGCTGGATCTCCGCCGGGTCGTTCAAGCTCGAGGCCGGGCTGATGCTCGACCAGCTGTCGGTCGCCTTCTGCCTGCTGATCACCTTCGTCGGCTCGCTGATCCTGGTCTACTCCGTCGCGTACATGGAGCACGACCCCGACCGGCGCCGGTTCTTCGCGTACCTGAACCTCTTCGTCGCCTCGATGCTGCTGCTCGTCTTGGCCGACAGCTACCTGCTGCTCTACGTCGGCTGGGAGGGCGTCGGTCTGGCGTCGTACCTGCTGATCGGCTTCTGGAACCAGAACTCGGCGTACGCGGCGGCGTCCAAGAAGGCCTTCGTGGCCAACCGGGTCGGTGACTTCGGGCTCTCCGTCGCGATCATGATCATGTTCGTGCAGTTCGGCGCGGTGGACTTCCAGTCCGTGTTCGCCGGCGCGGACGGCGCCTCCCAGGGAGCGGTGACCGCCATCGGCCTGATGCTGCTGCTCGGGGCCTGCGGCAAGTCCGCGCAGTTCCCGCTGCAGTCCTGGCTCGGCGACGCGATGGCCGGTCCGACGCCGGTGTCCGCGCTGATCCACGCGGCCACCATGGTGACCGCGGGGGTGTACCTCGTCGTCCGGTCCAACCCCATCTTCAACCTGACGCCGGACGCGCAGCTGGTCGTCGTCATCGTCGGCGCGATCACGCTGATCTTCGGGGCGATCGTCGGCTGCGCGAAGGACGACATCAAGAAGGCGCTCGCCGCCTCGACGATGAGCCAGATCGGCTACATGATGCTGGCCGCGGGCCTGGGGCCGGTGGGCTACGTCTTCGCGATCTTCCACCTGCTCAACCACGGCTTCTTCAAGGCGGGCATGTTCCTCGGCGCCGGTTCGGTCATGCACGGCATGAACGACCGCACGGACATGCGGCGCTACGGGATCCTGTCGACCGTCATGAAGATCACCTGGGTCACCTTCGGACTCGGCTGGCTCGCCATCATGGGGGTGCCGCCCTTCTCGGGCTACTGGAGCAAGGACAAGATCATTGAAGCAGCCTTCGTCGGTGAGGGCTGGCGCCCGTGGGTGTTCGGCGGCGCCGCCCTGATCGGGGCCGGGATCACGGCGTTCTACATGTCGCGGTTGTTCTTCATGACCTTCCACGGCAAGAAGCGCTGGGAGGACGACCAGCACCCGCACGAGTCCTCGCTGGTCATGACCATCCCGATGATGGTGCTGGCCGTCGGCTCGGCGTCCCTCGGCCTGATCCTCGGGCCGACGGGCTGGATCACCGACTGGCTGTCCCCGGTGGTCGGCCACCCGCCGCACGACGAGCCCGTGCTGCCCGTGCCGGTCATCGCCATCGGCACGCTGGTGCTCGTGGCTGTCGGCATCGTCCTGGCGTGGGCGCGCTACATCCGCGAGGCCGTCCCGCAGACCGCCCCCGTGGGCTCCCTGGCGACCCGCGCGGCCCGCCGCGACCTGTTCCAGGACGACGTGAACGAGGCCGTACTCATGCGTCCCGGCCAGCACCTGACCCGTTCGCTGGTCTTCGTCGACAACAAGGGCGTGGACGGCGCCGTCGGTGGTCTTGCCGCGTTCGTGGGCGGCACGTCTGCCCGATTGCGAAGGTGGCAGAACGGTTTCGTGCGGTCCTACGCGCTCAGCATGCTCGGCGGCGTGGTCGTCGTCCTGGTCGCCCTGGCGGTGATCCGATGA